The genomic window AAAGAATGCTTATGAGTAGCTATTATGTGTCCAAATTCTTAGTTTTTTTCAAAAGACATTACATTAAATAATGCATAATGCCTCAAATTACAAAACATGTATTCATAGAAAGTTAGAAACTTTTACCAAGAATATGATTTAAGGGTAATTCTTGTTCTAGACTTTGCCAATATGTACCTCCCTCGGTGGCGATAAATGGTGGGCGTAATATAGATGACTTCGTATATCTGTTTGTTGTGTATATATTTGATGTCCGCAAAGTTTGACATGTGTATGTCTTTGTGGTAATAGGCTGATAGTTGCTGATGAATTAGATTACCCAATAACCAAAGACAGGGATGTGCTCCGTGACCATTTCATGCTTACCACTTTCCCATTTTCTAGTTGTATATTAATAGGTAAATTGCTTACAAGATGTAAACTTGTTTCTGACTCTATTTTTGTTCTTGTCTTGTGAACTTGGTTACGAAGTACGGAGCTTTATTTGAAGGAAGAAAGAGGAGGGTGCAAGTGCCACAAGTTCGGATAATAGGACCCCCTTTGCCAAAATAAAGGTCTTTGTGGAAGGTTCTCGAATGGGCAGAGATGGGTTGGGCCAGAAAGTTGGTGGGTGACGCCGATTTCCTTGACTCTACTCCCTTCGCGAAGCTATTGGACTCGTGCGTTCGATCAAAGTTCGTTAGTGACGTGCGTCGCATTCATGCTCGAATTACTAAGTCGCAGTTTTCGTCGGAGATCTTCATTCTGAACAGGCTCATAGATGCTTATGGAAAATGCGGTTGTTTGGAGGACGCGCGCAAAGTGTTTGACCATATGCCCCAGAGGAACACTTTCAGTTGGAATGCAATTTTAAGCGCGTTGGCGAAGCCCGGTTGTCTTGATGAGGCTTTGAACATGTTTAACTCAATGCCGCAACCTGACCAGTGCTCGTGGAATGCTATGGTGTCAGGTTTTTCCCAACACGGTTGCTTCCAGGAAGCTTTGAGATTCTTTGTTGGCATGCACCGTGAGAATTTTGTGCTTAATGAGTACTCATTTGGGAGTGCGCTAAGTGCTTGTGCAGGGTTAACTGACTTGAATTTGGGGATTCAAATCCACGCTTTGATGTCAAAGAATCATTACTCATCAGATGTTTATATGGATTCTGCTCTTGTTGATATGTACTCTAAGTGTGGGGTTGTGGCCTCTGCTCAGAGAGCTTTTGATGGCATGAGCACAAGGAACATTGTTTCTTGGAACAGCTTGATTACATGCTATGAGCAAAATGGTCCTGTTGAAAAAGCTCTAGAGGTTTTTGTAAGAATGATGAATAGTGGGATTGAACCTGATGAAGTTACTCTAGCCAGTGTAGTAAGTGCTTGTGCAAGCTTGTCAGCAATTAGGGAAGGATTGCAAATTCATGCTCGTGTTATGAAACAGGACAAATTCCGGAGTGATCTTGTGTTAAACAATGCATTGGTTGATATGTATGCAAAGTGCAAGAAAGTGAATGAAGCTAGAACGGTGTTTGATAGGATGCCATTTAGGGATGTGGTGTCTGAAACCTCTATGGTTAGTGGATATGCAAGGGTGGCAAGCGTGAAAGCGGCGAGGCTGATGTTTTCTACCATGATGGAGAGGAATGTGGTGTCCTGGAATGCCCTTATAGCGGGTTATACACAAAATGGAGAGAATGAGGAGGCTGTTAAACTTTTTCTCCTCCTCAAGAGGGAATCCATTTGGCCAACTCATTACACCTTTGGGAACCTGCTCAATGCATGTGCAAATCTTTCTGATCTGAAGCTTGGCAGACAGGCTCATACTCACATTTTGAAGCACGGATTTTGGTTCAAGTCCGTAGATGAATCTGATATTTTTGTCGGAAATTCTCTCATTGACATGTACATGAAATGTGGATTGGTTGAAGAAGGATGCCTAGTTTTTGAACATATGAAGGAAAGGGATAATGTTTCATGGAATGCGATGATAGTCGGATATGCACAAAATGGTTATGGTATAGAGGCCCTTGAAATTTTCAAGAAAATGCTGGTATCAGGAGAAAAACCAGATCATGTAACTATGATTGGGGTTCTATCTGCATGTAGCCATGCAGGACTTGTTGAAGAAGGACGTCATTACTTCCATTCAATGAGGATTGAGTTTGGTTTAGCACCATCAAAGGACCATTATACATGCATGGTTGACTTGCTCGGTCGGGCTGGTTGCCTTGATGAAGCGATAAAATTGATAGAAGAAATGCCAATGCAGCCTGATTCTGTTGTCTGGGGATCTTTACTTGGGGCCTGCAAGGTTCATCGAAACATTTCATTAGGAAAATATGTGGCGGGAAAGCTCATAGAAATCGATCCCTTGAACTCTGGACCTTATGTTTTACTTTCAAATATATGTGCTGAACTTGGTAGATGGAAAGATGTGGTGAGGATCAGGAAACAGATGAGGCAACGGGGAGTGATTAAGCAACCTGGTTGCAGTTGGATCGAAATTCAGAGTTGCATGAATGTTTTCATGGTGAAAGATAAACGTCACCCTCGAAGGAAGGACATCTATTTAGTTCTGAAAATTCTTACAAAACAGATGAAGCAAGATGGCTACGTGCCAGAAGTTGATGAAGAGATGTGTGAGGAAGAAAGTGATTCTGAACTTAACTTGCATTGTGAAATGGAAATGCCAGTAGAGGCTGCACTTGGATAGAGTATGAAATTTCTTATGGCAAATGCTTTCTGGCATCCTTCACTTCGGACATTAAACCTTTTCTCTTTCTTGAAATCAGGGTATTGGCCAGAAACTCAGGATCAGGATCCTCCAAAACTTTTTTCAAAGCCAAGTTGAATGTACAGCTATTAAGCTAAAGCTGTAGGGCCTTAACCATAATTTTTAGTTCGTTGGTACTATTTGATTCCCCATCCATCATAGAGAACTCCTATTATTCCTTGATTTTGATCATGTTATGTTTGCTTGCCAGAACAAtgagcaaaagaaagttttgaaGGGCCTTTACAGAATGGACACATCCTTTGTACGTGACTACATGTATATCATTTGGCACTTTGCCATTACCCTTCAGGTATTTTAGAACTacgataaaaaatattttctcagtTTCTTACTTTCTCTGAATATAGAGTTGTAAATCAGACTTACTGAACAAGCATGGTAAAAAGCTCTTCAGTTGTAGAATCATCCTATTTTTGCTATTTGTAAGAACAATGCTATTTAACTAGAGAATCGgacaatttttattttataaaagaaaTTACCAGGGAAGAAGGAATCTAGATGATGAAGAGAACGACGGGGGTTTGAATTGATTAAGTAATCATCAAAAACATAAAGCTAATACAACTCTGGCACTGACCAGACATATATACATATTTTATAAATAGCTGTTTGAAGAGAAATCCATGTGAATGAGTGAGTGGTGGTTATTATCTGCAAGAGTATTATTCTTTTTCTCATTGTGTGGGTGGTGGTTCTGCAAGTATTGCCACCTCTTTCATTTTCACTCCTAGTGAACGAATTAAGCAGCAGATGCAAGTTGGGTGTCATTATCGCAGCCGTTGGTATGCCTCAGCCCTTATTATCATCTGTACTTGTCATCACTTCTTGATCTGATTGAGGATGCCTTGGCTTTTTGTGTTTTCTGAATCTATTCAATCATTGCAATCTATATTCACTGTTACAAAAGATATATTGTATTGATTTTATGTTTCCCTGCTTATGAATATAATCTATGCAGGGATGCTTTGGTTGGAATATTCAGAAATGCTGGTTTTCCATCCATTTATGCAGGTTGGGGAGCTATACTGTGGCAAAATGTTCCACATTCAATTATCCAAGGTTAATAATAGGCATTTCAACTTTCATTACATGTTCTCTGTAGTATCAGGTGTCAGGAATTGGTGGTTTGCTATTTTCTATATTTGTTGCCAACTTTGACCCTGGACATTTTCATGTCTTAATATGAGTGTAGAGGAAGCTTCGTATGATTGTTGATTTTTCATTTCTAACCTCTGCTGTTAATATTCTTCTGCAATCGCTTTTCTGAGTTCTTTGGGATAAGGTTTTGTTTATGGCTATTTTCTGTGAACAGTTATAGTTTTATAGATATGAAAGGTTGAAAAAAGTGATGCCATCTTTGTCATCTATTATTCAACCTAACGCATTTCAGACTGTAAGTTCGTGTGTTCCTTGTGCTTTCATAGTCTTTATTTTGTCTCACTAAGATGCATGTGTTTATGATCATTTTACAAATTTTTGTAGTTAATCTGTGGAGGATTAGCTGGATCTACTGCTGCTTTGTTCACAACTCCTTTTGATGTGATCAAAACAAGACTACAGACATAGGTTTGTAATAGGAAACCCTCcattttattaattcttgttgCTACTTTGAAGTGCACTATCAGCAACACTGATGATATAAATTGAACTGGTGCTGCCACATAATTGTTGAAAATAAACCTTAAGATCTAAACACTTGGTGTCGCTCTTTGTCATAGcatgaattatttatttatttatttttgtagaaATAAAACCAGAGTTGGTGGTGCTTGAACGGAGATAGATTACTGGAGAAAAGGTTAATGGTGCATCAACTGTATATTTTAATACATGCAGTATGCGGTGGCTTGGCTTGGTGGACCCGAAGGTGCACAAATATAGTACGAGGAAAATTTTGTATTCATGTATTCAATTAAGTGTGTGTTTGAATTAAAGTTTGCAAacagaaatttgtataaaattgattttaatcAAAAGTGAGTTGATATTAAAGTGGTTTATGTTTGATAATTTTTCATAcacaaaaaataataagaattctaTCAAAAATAATATGTATGAgagaatattataaaaaaataaaatttatcatatgaacaataaaagacaaaattagtaaataaaaaataaattttaatctaataaaaaaataaatgcaaaaattagaatttttagttttagataaatATAGGTTAAAGGGTAGAATTACGTTTACGTTTAgaacaagaaaaaataataaaacaaaagagTGAAGAGCTTTCAAAAAGACTAAACATGTCTGATGCTCCAATGCTAAACTAAACAATTCTAAATAGTTTTCCTCTATAAATTAGAGCTTGTGTTACAaccttgaaaataaaaaaaataaagagttttttttttctccCTGAAAGTTCTCACGGATTACGGATTAATTTAACCCCAGTATCCAAAGTTTGGTTGATATGTATaaatcaataaaatagcatgaatGCAAGGCAAGGTATAGATAGCAATCAAAATgtcacaacaataataataaaaataacaattattattattagaaatagTTTAACTTATATTTAATTGGATCTATTTTgtcatataaaataatttatagataATTTTATATTTCAGTATCGTTTATATTAATTCTTTAAGACATTTTAAATCGGAATAAACATTCCAAAATGATCAATCAAATAAAGTTTgattttattgatatttatttggacctaaaaaaaaatccaaatacaTAGGATTTCCGTGAATAAATACTAAATGTACGAGGCCTGCTATACATACAagcctttttggcttacaagttatACAAGTTAGTCCAAATTCAAGAAAAAAATACGCGCACCACTCCTTTAAAATTGAGCGTCCAACGCACGTGTTCATTATGCTGCACTCTTCCTCTTattcctcaatcaaaacgcaaACCGTCAAGATTCAAGGAACATTCGCAACAAACTATGATTTTGCGAAGAGTAGAAgaatcaagaagaaaagatacaaaatctccataaaaaatcaccagaaaaaacgaaaaaacattattcaaggtactgttttactgttcttctagatttttttttctagattgtctctgccatgGGCTTCATCattaaccagcaaaacattaaaagatttcaagaagaaatatactgtctcccccctgatattgggtgtatttcttaaatcctttgggtgtatttcttaaatcttttgggtttgtttctgtaatcctttgggtgtatttctgtaatcgtttggtttatttctgtaaccgtttaggtgtatttctgtaatcccttgggtgtatttctataatcctttggtgtatttctgtaatcgtttagGTGTATTtatgaagttccattatcttcaaaacaatttcaaagcttgatttcagaaaccatgaaaatcgaaaaaaacagaaggagatcgaaggcaaagagagaacgcacGAAGGAGATTGAACAAATTTGGCTAGAAATTCGAAAAAAGGaaacgaaatcttttgaaaaatggaacTTATATATTCACGCGTtaattgatttggattgatttaaaagtttgttAAAGATACCCGTAACATAAGCAGCGTGTTTATGAGATTTCGTTCTCTTCAAACTTGTAAAGATTGTAAGCACAAAAcacttgtatgtagagattaaTCGTAAATGTATATACTTAAATATTAGTAAAATTTTATACCTGGATAAAATGAAAAATTATGATTTTGAGATGaataactaataaaataatatatatttaagtaTTACAAAAAATTAAGTATTATTTTACACTATATAAATCATCATAATCTAACAAAGATTATATCATTAGATTAAACgccataaaaaaaaaacttaacatTGCATCTTGTTACCATTTATCTCAAGGTATAATTCTTTACTCATATCATAATATCATATCATCATATCATGTATATAAACCAGCTAGGTATTGAATATAATATTGAAATATTGGTATAGCTTGATTGGTTTTGCTGCCTATTATGTTGTATAACATTAAATTTAAGTGCTGtaaaatgtttttcttttcttgttgattttctaaCGATATCCTCTCCTTATATTTCCTTTCAACCTGTGAGATTGGTTTTCTTATTAGTGTGCTCTCAGAATTAATGTGAAAAGATTacgttaataatttatttaaaaatcaatACTTGCACTAACTAAAAATAACTTGTTGACCGTGACAAAAAATATGAGTAAAGAACatacatcagtaattaatttatttattttataaaaaaaatcccTATATTGTATACACTAGTGGAAGAGATGTAAGCAATCTGACTATACAAAATATTTTGTAAGAATCAATTTTACTAAGGAAGAACATTTGTATTAGCAAAAACATGATGAATAcgaaaagaatagaagaaacaTTATTACAAAATTTTTGTCACTTTTGGacatatcaaattatttaaattcATGGTAAAAACAATTATTTAgtacatgtaaagctaaggggGTTAACTTTAACCGTCAAATTAGTAGAGACCTCTTTCAATTGACAATTTCACAGGGAAACAACGTTCTGTAGATCACACTGTAAAAATGTCTCAAATATCTTATTTGTTATCATTGCAACAACAAAAAACCCTTCCTAACTATCTATTTGATCTCTCACTATGAATACACACGGATGCTTTGTGATAACAAATAAGACACAGGCTATAAATTAGTGAAGCACCATTCTTTTTCAAGTATTAATAATCAAAAGGAAGCCAAACTAATAATCCATGCCACCCATACCACCCATACCACCCATGCCACCAGCCATTGAAGGAGCCTCGTCATCCTTTGGGAGTTCAGAAACAACAGCCTCAGTTGTTGTCATCAAAGATGATACACTGCACAAAAATTTTGATAagcaaaattatataataaacaaTTAAACATAAACAAAAACAGAGTTATATCCAGGTCGGATTTCTTAGCATCTTTTACCTGGCTGCGTCAACCAAGGCGGTTCTAATAACCTTCAGTGGATCAATAATTCCAGCTTTAACCATATCAACGTATTCACCTGATCATGAGAAAAAGAAGTTAATAGGAAAATCAGTGATgctgcttggccttatcttttgACATGTAaacatcaattaaaaataaagcaAGGAACACTAACCTTTTGCTGCATCATACCCAAGATCAGGGTTGTTCTGTTCCAAAAGTTTGCCAACAACAACAGCACCCTCAACTCCCGCATTGGTCGCAATTGTGTGCACAGGAGTCTGGAGTGTTTTTCAATTCAGTTAATAGTATAGCAAGTAAATAAGAGTGGAACTTGTGATAAAATATACTACATCCCAAAGTAATGGAGGAGAAGGCCTCAAACGAAACAGTAAGTTACAATAAAGACGAGCAATTTGTTTAAGGACAAAGNCTAACCTTTAAAGCATTTTGGATAATTTGTACACCTATCTTTTGATCAAAGTTGGCAGTTGGAAGCTTATCTAACTCACTTGATGCATAAAGAAGAGCAACACCACCACCTGTGCAGAACATAATATGTAGTTATATCAGGTCTGATTTAGGATGTGAAACTGAGTATACAACTGCAAGTGCTAATAACTTACCAGGTACTATGCCCTCCTCTACGGCGGCCTTGGTTGCATTCAAGGCATCTGTCACTCTATCCTTCTTCTCACCAACTTCAGCCTCACTAGCTCCTCCAATCTGTGAAAGGCAAGTTTCTTATGTTAATATTATCAGTGTAGAACCTTAACATGTTACCAGGTAAGAGACCACTGAGAATCTGGATCAACTTAATAATCCCACCTTAAGAACTGCAACACCCCCAGAAAGCTTGGCCAGTCTTTCCTGCAACTTTTCCTTGTCATAATCTGAAGTGCTATTTTCAATTGCTGACCTAATCTGCTTGTTGAAAAGATCACAAGAATCAAgtcaggaaaaaaaaaaaatacaatgtgAGTAATGTAAACACCATCAAAGGTAGCACCAAATTTAAGAAGAGATCCACTCAAACCTGATCACATCTTTCCTCAATTGCTTTCTTGTCACCAGCTCCATCAAGAATGACAGTATCATCTTTAGAAATTGTCACCTAGATTATTAAGAACTTTAGTTgtcaaaatcaattaaaattaagCCAAAGACTTTATTTTCAGCTTAAACACTAGCTTCTGAATTATGGTGTACATGCTCTAACAAAACTCTATTGTCCATTAAATTATATAACAAATCCAGCAAGAAAGAAAGGTTACCTTTTTGCAAGTGCCAAGCATTTCCGAATGCACTTTTTCAAGATTCATGCCAAGCTCTTCAGTGATAAGCTAAAAGGGATATAAAAAGTGTATCATTCATAAGCTGTTTAACATAGGATTTTACTTTATAGTAATAAGTAATAACCTCAGTAACAGAACACTTACTTCACCTCCTGTAAGAACAGCAAGATCATGGAGGCCTGACTTCCTATTTTCACCAAAACCAGGTGCTTTGATGGCACATACCTGAGCCAATGCAACAAATAACACACAAGATAAGCATAAAAGGATCCTAAATCTGACTTGAACGCAAAAGGTAAATCTCTCGGCTAGTGTAACAAACCTTTATTCCAGCACGAAGCTTGTTTAGAATGAGAGTTGCAAGGGCATCACTTTCCACATCCTCTGCAACAATCAACAGAGGTCTTTGTTTCTGATAACAAAGAAATGTCAACCAATCACATACTACAAAAGTtgatactttaaaaaaaaaaaaaggaataccAAAAGGAAATTGTTGTTGCTAACCTTTAAAGCCAACTCTAATACTTTGACTATAGCATTAATACTCGAGATTTTCTTCTCATGGATTAGAATCAGTGGATCCTCAAGTTCCTGTAGTCGTAATTTACATATAACATGTTAAAAAGAGGCTATTCTATAAACTTAAAAGTAAAGAGGTAGAGAGGGAACATACACATTTCTGGTTCTTCTGGTTAGTTATGAAATATGGAGATATGTATCCCCTGTCAAGCTTCATTCCTTCAACAACTTCTAACTCATTGTACAGAGTCTTGCCGTCCTGAAACAGGTTAAAGTTAGAGCTGAACAGATGCAGTATCATGGGCATAAATATCCAAGACCATCAGACACAAAGAAACTAGaaaccaaagaaaaaataaagtTCCCAAGTTGCAAATATAAAAACTTACTGAGATTGTGATTACACCCTCTTTGCCAACTTTCTCCATAGCCTTTGCAATTAGCTCACCAATTTCTCTCTCCCCATTTGCTGATATTGTCCCAACCTATCATCATAAATTTTAAAATGGGAAGTTCAGTCTCAAAATAGCTGCTGCTGCTGCAACAATATGCCCATCATAAGTTCTAACGAAACCTGAAACACAAACCTGGGCTATTTCTTCAGAAGTACTAATCATCCTTGCCCTGCTTTTCAGGTTTGTCACCACAGCATCAACAGCCATATTTATACCTCGCCTCAGGTCCATTGCATTCATTCCAGCTGCAACTGACTTGCACCCTTCCGTAAAAATGGCTCGAGTAAGAACAGTAGCACATGTGGTTCCTGCCAAAAGGAATAGGCCCTTGTTATTATGTTACAGTAGCAACATTACCAAAATAACTGCACAACATCAGCATAAGAAATGTAACAGTATTTTGAAAATGTGCCATGTCCTAGGAATGAAGACAAACCAGTTACCAACTGTCAAAAATCCATGCATAACCATGAATGAAGACTTCACTTACCATCACCAGCAACATCATTAGTTGCATTTGCAACCTGTTTCACAAGACTAGCACCAATATTCTTGACCTTAtccttgaattcaatgctctttgCAACTGTTACTCCGTCTTTTGTTACTTTTGGGGCACCAAAACTTTGCTCAATCACCACATTACGCCCCTAACATCAGAAGATACTTCATATCAACAATCAATATGAATATTGAAAACAATAAATACAAATACgacaatttaaataaatttaagttACAGAACAGAAATATacattaaataaaaatgttataacTACGTACAAAAAGATAAACTTTAACGGCATAttcataaaaacataaaaatgaaatAAAGATACAATTAAAGAAAATAAGTAGTCTAGACAAATTTATCTTAAATACTTCAACTAATGAACTTCCATTGTAAGAAtatttaataaaaacaaaaccTTTATAAAAACAAAACCTTTAGAGAGATAAAAACAAATAAGAATCCAGAGCATAATACAAATATTAGTATAGGTACATATAGCAACGTTGAAGTATCCATGACCATGAATCATAGCTTGTAATCATATAAAATGAAGAGACGACAATTGATATCTTCCATTCCTACTTCAAAAGGCAGTTCCTTTGCAAGAGAACAAATATCGATTGAATAAAAAGTCCCGGATCAGCATTCATTCATACATGTTTAAGTTTCATTCCAAACCCCTTCCACTGATTCTACCAATCTATACTAATCCCGTTGTAACAATCAAACACATAATCCGCTTATAAATTACCTTAGGACCCATTGTAACTTTGACAGCGTCGGCAAGCTCTTCAACACCCTTAAGCATCACAGCGCGAGCTTCCACGCCGAATCTAATGTCCTTTGCCGCATAGTTCCTGTTCCAGTTCAACCTACTTCCAATCTGTATCGCACAACGGTACACAACACCAAtcagcaaaaaagaaaaaaaaaatcacgaaaaaaaaattgaaattccaTTAAAGTAAAGAAAATCACCTGTTGACTGCTGCTCCTAGCAATCCTGCAACAGAATAATCATTCAAAAACAGTGAGACATTACATCAAATCAAAATACATATACACAGTAATTAACATTGCAGGATCTATCTGTGAACAATACTCAAGAAATGAATATAGAAAACACATAAATGTAGCAACTAGCAAGATTCAAAAGCTTTGTGAGTTGAAAAAGGAGGGACTGTCATTGGTGTCTTACTTAGCTTTTGAGGCAAGAGAAGCGGCAAAGCGGTACATGGTGGTGGATTGAATTTAGCAAAGTAAAACTGAGAAATGCACCGAGAAATTGAAGGGCTTAATGGTTGAGATGAACAATGGAGCACACTTCCTTTTGAGATGGTAACAGAAACCTCTAGAAGCAGCAGCTACCagcagggtttagggttttgtgttttttttattatttatttatttatttattatttattatttattctatttataatttataatcatttttctttttatgttctcAACTANNNNNNNNNNNNNNNNNNNNNNNNNNNTTAAGTCCTTTaagtgattttttatttttctgaattcCATGTTGATGTGATGATGTCTTCTTGACGATTATTGTTTCAGAGTTTTAGCATAGCAGTCTCAGTTATCCAAATTAAAGGGGTTAAAGTGATAAAACTTATAAATGCAGGGACTAAATCCGAAATAGCCGCAAAACAAGGAAGGTAGTAGCTTATGTATCTTTAAACACAggacataaataataaatatattgaaaaaaatgaaaatgaagaaaaataaaaaaaagttctcATAAAAACACAAGACATAAACCCATAAACCCTAGTAGTGGTAGCTACTTCTTCTAGAGCCTTCTCACACCACTTCAAAAGCAACCCTACTTCAATCTTCATCTTCACCACTAGTCTCTGCAATTTCTTTGCTCAATTCAATCATCAGCCGCCATGTATCGCTTTGCCACTTCCCTAGCCTCTAAAGTCAGGTACATCACCCATGGCAGTGTCTCCTTGTGCATATTCTCATTTCTTTTTTCATATTTTGAGTATGAGTATCGTGTCGTACTTTGATGCAATGTTTCACTGCTTTTGTATCATTGTCGctgaatttttgttatttttattggttGCAGGATTGCCAGGAACAGCAGTCAACAGGTGAATTATCTTCGTTAATGGAGAAAATGTATTGACTAAAAATGATCCCTTTTTTCCTCTGATAATTGTTATTGTTTAATGTTGTGTGATACAGATTGGAAGTAGGTTGAGTTGGAGCAGGAATTATGCGGCCAAGGATATTCGATTTGGTGTGGAGGCTC from Arachis ipaensis cultivar K30076 chromosome B09, Araip1.1, whole genome shotgun sequence includes these protein-coding regions:
- the LOC107617744 gene encoding pentatricopeptide repeat-containing protein At2g13600; protein product: MGWARKLVGDADFLDSTPFAKLLDSCVRSKFVSDVRRIHARITKSQFSSEIFILNRLIDAYGKCGCLEDARKVFDHMPQRNTFSWNAILSALAKPGCLDEALNMFNSMPQPDQCSWNAMVSGFSQHGCFQEALRFFVGMHRENFVLNEYSFGSALSACAGLTDLNLGIQIHALMSKNHYSSDVYMDSALVDMYSKCGVVASAQRAFDGMSTRNIVSWNSLITCYEQNGPVEKALEVFVRMMNSGIEPDEVTLASVVSACASLSAIREGLQIHARVMKQDKFRSDLVLNNALVDMYAKCKKVNEARTVFDRMPFRDVVSETSMVSGYARVASVKAARLMFSTMMERNVVSWNALIAGYTQNGENEEAVKLFLLLKRESIWPTHYTFGNLLNACANLSDLKLGRQAHTHILKHGFWFKSVDESDIFVGNSLIDMYMKCGLVEEGCLVFEHMKERDNVSWNAMIVGYAQNGYGIEALEIFKKMLVSGEKPDHVTMIGVLSACSHAGLVEEGRHYFHSMRIEFGLAPSKDHYTCMVDLLGRAGCLDEAIKLIEEMPMQPDSVVWGSLLGACKVHRNISLGKYVAGKLIEIDPLNSGPYVLLSNICAELGRWKDVVRIRKQMRQRGVIKQPGCSWIEIQSCMNVFMVKDKRHPRRKDIYLVLKILTKQMKQDGYVPEVDEEMCEEESDSELNLHCEMEMPVEAALG
- the LOC107618497 gene encoding chaperonin CPN60-2, mitochondrial codes for the protein MYRFAASLASKAKIARSSSQQIGSRLNWNRNYAAKDIRFGVEARAVMLKGVEELADAVKVTMGPKGRNVVIEQSFGAPKVTKDGVTVAKSIEFKDKVKNIGASLVKQVANATNDVAGDGTTCATVLTRAIFTEGCKSVAAGMNAMDLRRGINMAVDAVVTNLKSRARMISTSEEIAQVGTISANGEREIGELIAKAMEKVGKEGVITISDGKTLYNELEVVEGMKLDRGYISPYFITNQKNQKCELEDPLILIHEKKISSINAIVKVLELALKKQRPLLIVAEDVESDALATLILNKLRAGIKVCAIKAPGFGENRKSGLHDLAVLTGGELITEELGMNLEKVHSEMLGTCKKVTISKDDTVILDGAGDKKAIEERCDQIRSAIENSTSDYDKEKLQERLAKLSGGVAVLKIGGASEAEVGEKKDRVTDALNATKAAVEEGIVPGGGVALLYASSELDKLPTANFDQKIGVQIIQNALKTPVHTIATNAGVEGAVVVGKLLEQNNPDLGYDAAKGEYVDMVKAGIIDPLKVIRTALVDAASVSSLMTTTEAVVSELPKDDEAPSMAGGMGGMGGMGGMDY